Proteins co-encoded in one Odontesthes bonariensis isolate fOdoBon6 chromosome 24, fOdoBon6.hap1, whole genome shotgun sequence genomic window:
- the tmem151ba gene encoding transmembrane protein 151B, which produces MSPASAATASESSTATVPEEEASSPREEQQPHKQSLTKSLCQETHWKCLLLSLLMYGCVGVMGWCQVTKVTRLSFDSAYKGKSMMYHDSPCSNGYIYIPLAFLVMLYVVYLVECWHCYARSELQNKVEVDGVAERIQRMQQATPCIWWKAISYHYVRRTRQVTRYRNGDAYTTTQVYHERVNTHVAEAEFDYGNCGVKDISKQLLGLEGFPITRLRFTKCFSFANVESENSYLTQRARFFTENEGLDDYMEAREGMHLKNVDFKEYMIAFSDLNHPPWYASNSAFWVAAAFTFSWPLRVLREYCTACVHYHVEKLFGFDYVPVTPSEERPYCRHIPRVNTIDSTELEWHIRSNQQLVPSYSEAVLMDLTQLSGNYSMCGGYGSYRQNCERCHRTISSSSIFSRSALSICNTTSPRIPFSASRFSLGRLYGSRRSCLWRSSGSLNEQSCPTESTRCLSGQQTSEENPPAYQDAIRFPVLIVHRNEGCLNHNHRSLHRNGSCVETSL; this is translated from the exons ATGTCCCCAGCATCGGCTGCAACAGCCAGTGAAAGCAGCACCGCCACAGTCCCCGAAGAGGAGGCGAGCAGTCCCAGGGAGGAG cagcagcctcaTAAACAGTCTCTGACCAAATCCTTGTGTCAAGAAACCCACTGGAAATGcctgctgctgtccctgctgATGTACGGCTGCGTCGGGGTGATGGGCTGGTGCCAGGTGACCAAGGTCACGCGCCTCTCCTTCGACAGCGCTTACAAGGGAAAGTCTATGATGTATCACGACAGCCCCTGCTCCAACGGCTACATCTACATCCCCCTGGCCTTCTTGGTCATGCTCTATGTGGTCTACCTGGTAGAGTGCTGGCACTGCTACGCCAGGAGTGAGCTGCAGAACAAGGTGGAGGTGGACGGCGTGGCGGAACGCATACAGCGAATGCAGCAAGCTACACCTTGCATCTGGTGGAAGGCCATCAGCTATCATTATGTCAGGAGGACGCGGCAGGTGACGCGTTACCGTAATGGAGACGCTTACACCACTACGCAGGTCTACCACGAGAGAGTGAACACACATGTGGCCGAGGCGGAGTTTGACTATGGGAACTGTGGTGTTAAGGATATCTCAAAGCAACTGCTGGGCCTGGAGGGCTTCCCCATCACTAGGCTGAGGTTCACTAAGTGCTTTAGCTTTGCCAATGTGGAGTCAGAAAACTCCTACCTGACCCAGAGGGCCaggtttttcacagaaaatgagGGCCTGGATGATTACATGGAGGCCCGTGAGGGGATGCACCTGAAGAATGTAGACTTTAAGGAGTATATGATTGCCTTTTCTGACCTTAACCACCCTCCCTGGTATGCTTCTAACTCTGCTTTCTGGGTGGCAGCTGCTTTCACCTTCTCCTGGCCTCTGCGGGTGTTGAGAGAGTATTGCACTGCCTGTGTGCACTACCATGTGGAGAAGCTGTTTGGCTTTGACTATGTGCCAGTAACACCATCTGAGGAGCGTCCTTATTGCAGACACATCCCACGAGTCAACACAATTGACAGCACAGAGCTAGAGTGGCACATCCgttccaaccagcagctggtgccCAGCTACTCAGAGGCAGTCCTGATGGATCTGACCCAGCTCTCGGGGAACTACTCCATGTGTGGAGGCTACGGTAGCTACAGGCAGAACTGTGAACGCTGCCATCGCACCATCAGCAGCTCCTCTATCTTCTCTCGCAGCGCCCTCAGCATCTGCAACACGACGAGTCCCCGCATCCCTTTCAGCGCCAGCCGCTTCTCGCTGGGTCGGCTGTACGGCTCAAGGCGGAGCTGCCTGTGGAGAAGCAGCGGGAGCCTGAATGAGCAGTCCTGCCCCACTGAGAGCACTCGCTGTCTGTCAGGCCAGCAGACCAGCGAGGAGAACCCCCCAGCCTATCAGGATGCTATTCGCTTCCCAGTGCTCATAGTACATCGCAACGAAGGATGCCTCAACCATAACCACCGCTCTCTGCACAGAAATGGCTCCTGTGTGGAAACTTCTCTATGA
- the nfkbie gene encoding NF-kappa-B inhibitor epsilon, translating into MSRDACSKDDLLEETRTDSGIDSYRSIPKPEETREPSTDFSGPRDKCSLVDERLDSAYGSSSITVESLSDMVEDFSLSRANEEQAQSSELSEQEHFLTTITADGDTILHLAIIHEDEFIAQELIQLFPKEVLDIQNDLYQSPLHLATYLDLTDIVKSLIDKGASLELQDQDGNTALHVAAQHGQTKCTTEMTSGVSPSKLAQVLRTQNWRGLACLHLAALNRQHQILKLLMKKGADPNIQEGTSGKTALHLAVELHDITLVKLLLSNGANVDAIMFNGCTPLHLAVGRQDADIANLLCQFGADKMLRNMEDETALDLADGNDDILALFPFDDIQISGRSVVGVNF; encoded by the exons ATGTCGAGGGACGCTTGTAGTAAAGATGACTTGCTGGAGGAGACCCGCACGGACTCCGGCATTGACTCGTATCGCTCCATACCTAAGCCGGAGGAGACCCGGGAGCCGAGCACCGACTTCAGCGGACCGAGGGACAAGTGTTCCCTTGTAGATGAGCGGCTGGACTCAGCTTATGGCTCCTCTTCCATCACGGTGGAGAGCCTGTCAGATATGGTGGAGGATTTCTCCCTGTCCAGGGCCAACGAGGAGCAAGCACAGAGCTCTGAACTCTCTGAACAGGAGCATTTTCTCACAACTATTACAGCTGATGGGGACAc AATCCTGCACCTAGCAATTATCCACGAGGATGAATTCATCGCTCAGGAGTTGATACAGCTATTCCCAAAAGAAGTACTGGACATCCAGAACGATTTATACCAG AGTCCTCTGCACCTGGCCACCTACCTGGACCTGACAGATATTGTGAAGAGCTTGATAGACAAAGGGGCCAGCCTGGAGCTGCAGGACCAGGACGGAAACACAGCGCTGCATGTGGCTGCCCAACATGGGCAGACGAAATGCACCACTGAAATGACCAGTGGTGTTTCTCCGAGCAAGCTAGCACAGGTGCTCAGGACCCAGAACTGGAGAG GTCTTGCCTGTCTTCACTTGGCTGCACTGAACAGGCAGCATCAAATTCTGAAGCTCCTGATGAAAAAGGGAGCGGACCCTAATATCCAG GAAGGAACCAGTGGTAAAACGGCTCTTCACCTCGCTGTTGAGCTGCATGACATCACATTGGTTAAACTGCTGCTCAGCAACGGAGCAAATGTGGACGCCATCATGTTTAACGGCTGCACACCCCTACACCTCGCAGTGGGGAGACAGGACGCCGACATCGCCAACCTCCTCTGCCAGTTTGGGGCTGACAAGATGCTGCGAAACATGGAGGATGAGACGGCGCTGGATCTGGCTGATGGCAACGATGAT ATTCTGGCTCTATTTCCCTTTGATGACATCCAGATCTCTGGAAGGTCGGTGGTTGGTGTCAATTTTTGA